TAATCCGGGAATGCAGAAACTGAGAGCGGAGCTTCAGGCAGCACAAAAGCAGCTGCAGGCGAGTGAATCGGAAAGCAATCCTGTGATTCGTGCCCAGCTGGAGGCCGCGGCCTACGAGCGGGAGCTTGGCGGGCGGAATCCGCTGACTGCGGCTCTGGTGTTTGAAGTGCCTCTCTATCAGGGCAGTCGTGTGGACGCGGATACCGCCAGACAGCGGGCCAGAGTGCAACAGAAACAGGCTGAGTTGGCGGCTTATGAGCTTGCCCTTCGGCAACAGGTTCTGGACTATTGGATGGAGCTCAATCAACTGCGCGTGGCCGCAGAGGAGATCATGGTCACCGGGGATTTCAGGGATCTCTACCTGGATCGCAGTCGTACCCTGTATGAGCTCGATCTCTCTTCAGACCTGGGTGATTCGATGACCCAGATTGCCGATATCCAGTTCCAGCAGGCGAAGAATAGATATCAAATACAGTTGGCGTTGGCCCATCTCAAGGCATTGACGGGTGGCTTGCTGGAACAGGAAAAGGGTGCCGGGAAGCCTTAGGGTTTAAGCGTATAAAGGGGCCTGTACTGGCCTTGAACAGGACGGCCGTTGATTCAGCCATTGAGGTGCCGCAGTTGAGTGGTTTTCAGCCGCAATGAGCTCCTGTTATCCCTCTCGGTCTGTTGTGGCTGACGAGTGGAGGCCTGGCTGGGCAAGTGGATAAAATCTAATAAGTGTAAGGGGGTAGTCATGAGGGTGCTGATGATAATCTGTCTGTTATACAGTGGACAGTCTGTGGCCCTGGACCTGGAGGCGGTGACCAGCTGGTATCAGCAGGTTGAGCTGAGTACGACAGTGGATGGCATGGTCAGTCGTGTGAATGTCGGGGTGGGCGAGAAGGTCAGTCGTGGAACCATACTCATCGAATTGGACCAACGGGCCTACACAAGTCGCCTGGCAGCGGCCGAATCGAGACTGGAGGCGGCTACGCAGCAGAATGCGGAGGCCAAAAGAGAGTTGGATCGCTCCCTGGAGCTCTACGATCGAACTCTGCTGTCCGACCATGAACGCAAGCAGGCTGAGATCGAAGCGGCAGAGTCCGATGCGGCTTATCGGGAGGCGGATGCGCAACTGGCCAAGGTTCGGTTGCATATCGATTACAGCCGTATCACTGCGCCGTTTGATGGTATTGTAGAGGAGATCTATGTCCAACCTGGTCAGGCGGTAATCAACCGCCAACAGGCGCAACCACTGCTCAATCTTTGTCATACCGGGCAAATGAAGGTCACGACTGATGTCACTGCTCAGCAGGCTGATAAACTGAAGTCGGGTATTGGCGTGCAGATCGGCCTGCGGGGTGAATGGTTGAACGGTGAGATTTCCAGAGTGGGTCTCAAGCCCGTTGCTGAAGATGCGAATGGTGCCAGATACCTGCTTGAAGCGATGTTTCAGCCGCCCAAGTCGGTGGTGGTCCGGGCTGGAGAGAAGGCTGTTTTGAGGATAGCAGATGAGTGATCGAATCAGCACCGGAGAGATCTGTGTGCGCTGTTTTGTTGGTGGTCGGGTGCAGGGGGTCTTCTATCGGGCATCTGCCAGACATCAAGCCCAGCGACTGGGGATTTCCGGGTTTGCCAAGAACCTCAGCGACGGGCGTGTGGAAGTTGTTGCCTGTGGCAGTGCTGACGCCTTGGATGAACTCAAGGATTGGCTGCGTAAGGGACCTTCTGGTGCCAGTGTCTCGGGAGTCTCCTGTGAGGTGATCGATCAACATAACTATAGTGATTTCACCATAGGCTAATTCGTGTTAACAGGCCCTGGCGTCTGCTAAACCTGCACTAAGGCCTGCAGACAGGCTTCGGGGTGAATAAGAATTCAAAGTTGCGCCTTGACCCCGGCCAGTGATCATTGATGGCAGGGTGTGAATCCGCTCGGCCGTTAGCTTCGTTGGGTCAGCTGTTTATCCAGCTGACCGGTATCCACTATTGAGCGTAACCGGGTTGGTCCAGGGGTCTGAACTTCATGCTTGGTTCCACGGGAACCTGGGGTTGTTGCTGGTATCCCTGGGCGGCCGATGGTGCAGGGTTGCCATAGTAAGCTGTTCCACCTTGAGGTTCGGCGATCTGAGGTTGAGCATAGGTGGGGGTGGCTGGCTGAGCCGAATCCTGCATCGTCGATGGTTGATCCATGGGGCGGAACTGGAACTGCTCCTGGGGAGCATTGGCGTAGGGGGTCGCCGGCGGCATCGTCGGTTGTGGCTGTTGATAGACTGGAGCGGCCTGCTGCTGGTAGGCGGGAGTCTGTGCTGCCGGTTGACTGGGCTGCTGGTAACCGGGATTGGCCGGATACTGGGCTGAAGGTGCTGCATAACCAGCCGGAGCCTGAGGGTAGCTTGTGCCGGGATAGGCGCCATATCCCTGGGGGTAGTGGTATGGATAGGCCTGGGGGGCATAGTAGGGAGCGTCGTAGTTGTCGTAATAACCTCCCTGGTTTCTGTCATAGCCACCGAACATGTTGCGCATCGGGTTCATCATGCCACCCATCATGTTGCCTGGATTGACATTGAACTGCCGGGTATCCCCTTCAGCATGAAGATCCGTAGATCCCAGGATGATCAGTGTGCAAAGTGAAAACCATTTCAAACGTCTCATGTTGTGGTACCTCTGGTGGGGTGGTCGTTTTATCGGCATGTGGCATTTATTGTTTTTTACGATATTACTACCACATCGTATTCCTACATGATAATACACCAAGCGGATTGGCGATAAACCCGGCATAGTCCGAATTATTTACCCTGGAGATTGAGAAATGCGCCTGCCGCCTTTGACCGATGGCCATATCATCAAACGATACAAACGATTTCTGGCCGATGTGGAACTCTCGGGTGGTGAGGTGATTACCGTGCACTGCCCAAATACCGGCAGTATGTCGGGGTGTTGGGAACCGGGGGCACCGGTACAGATCAGTCACAGCGACAACCCTCGCCGAAAACTCCCCTGGACACTGGAACGGGTGGATATGGGGCAGGGGTGGATCGGGGTCCATACCGGTCGAACCAATCCGGTCATCGAAGAGACGCTTCGGTCTGGGGCGTTGGCGCCGTTCTCTGATTATCCCGAGGTCAGACGTGAAGTCGCTCATCAGAGTCAGGGAGTACGCTCCAGATTTGATTTTATGCTGCCGGGTGGAGCGAGGCAGGATGTCTGGATTGAAGTAAAAAACGTCACCTTATGGGAGCAGGATTGTCTCTGTTTTCCCGATGCAGTAACAACCCGTGGACGCAAACATCTGCAACAACTGGCCCAGTTATGCGATACGGGACAGCGGGGCGTGATGATCTATGCACTGAACCGCCCCGAAGGTGATTGTTTCAAACCGGCAGACCATATCGATCCGGAGTATGGACAGGCGTTGCGGCAGGCGGTGGAAAAGTCCGGGGTGGAGTTGATGGCGCTACGCATTGGGCATAGCAAGGAGGCGATGAAGGTTACCGGTGAGGTTCCGATCAGGCTGGATTGAAGTTGGTTCAGTAACCCATGGAGGCCAGATCCAGACCTGAGGGGATCTCCGGAAGGGCGCTCAGACCGCTGACGATCTCACCATCCGCCTGCAGACTCAACCAACGATACCCGGGAGGAGCCGGATCGATGGCAAAGTCATCTTCACCGGCGGTGAATTGTACGCAGGTCGAGGGGCTGCCGAGAATTTTTAGACCCTGGTAGGTGGCTTCAAAATTCTGATGGATATGTCCGCAGAGTAACCCCTTCACCTGGGGGTGCTTCTGCAGCAGATCGAAGAAGGCCTGGGGTTGCTCCAATACCATGGTGTCCATCCAGCGACTGCCCACTGGCAGTGGGTGGTGGTGCATGGAGATCAGGGTGTTTTTGTCCGGGTGCTCTTCAAGCAGCTGTTTCAGCAGGGCCATCTGTCGTTGATCGATGCGGCCGCCGTCACTGCCCGGAATGGTTGAGTCGAGAAACACCAGTGACCAGTCTTTGGCCTGTACACTGGGGATGCAATGAACGTTGTCCTGATTCAGCAGCTGAGTCATCTTGCCCGGCTGGTCATGGTTGCCGGGCAGACAGTAGGTTGGGATTTCGGTCAGCTTGAATCTGCCGAGCAACCTTTTGTAGCCGCTGTCGGAGGCGTCATGCACCAGGTCGCCGGTGGCCATGATCAGGTCGGGTCTGCCCGCTTCACGCAGAGCCTGTTCCAATATCTGGTCGAAAGTTTCAAGGGTGTTGATGCCCAGCAGACAGCGTGAAGGGTCCGCATAGAGATGACAATCCGTGATCTGAAGTACGTTCAATCCATCAGCAGGCATTTGCCGGAATATTTCTGGCTTGTTGTCGGGATGGCTACTCATAGAGCGTTTCATCTTTATGTTTTTCAAGCTGACGAGCAATTTGATTCTCCAGGCCCCAGCAGGATGATCATTGTATTGTCATCATATTAGATCAGGAATCAGCAAATCTTAAACCGATATTTTGCTTCAATGTCCTAAACTTATGAATTGTTCCACATTCTATGTCGAATTCTGTTGATAGGTTAACATTTTTCCGTCAATTAATTTTTTCTATCGCCTCGTCTACAATATAGATTATGACGCTCAATGAATTAAGATACATTGTCGCTGTGGCTCAAAAAAGACACTTTGGCCACGCTGCAGAGGCCTGTTACGTCAGCCAGCCTACACTCAGCGTAGCAGTAAAAAAGCTGGAAGAGGAGTTGGGAGTGGGGCTGTTCGAACGTGGACAGGGTGAGGTTTCCCTGACGGCAGCGGGGGAGCGCATAGTGGCCCAGGCCCAGCGGGTATTGGAAGAGGCCGGAACCATCCGGCAGCTCGCCAGCCAGAGTGTGGATCAGCTGGACGGTCCACTGCGGGTCGGCGCCATCTACACCGTAGGTCCCTATCTGTTTCCCAAACTGATTCCTGTCCTGAATTCCCGTGCAGGGGATATGAGCCTGATTATCAAAGAGAATTTTACTGCCAATCTGACTGAACAGTTGAAGCAGGGAGAGCTCGATGTGGTAGTGATCTCGCTACCCTATGAGGAGCCCGGGATCGTCACCAGACCACTCTATGAGGAGTCCTTCTCCGTGCTGATGCGGGTCAATCATCCGTTGGCAGCACACGACACCATCTCGGTGGACCAGTTGGAGAAGGAGGCGGTATTGATTCTGGGTGAAGGCCACTGCTTCCGGGAACAGGTGAAAGCGATCTGTCCCGGGTGTCTGCAACACACCAATGGGGAAATCAGTCTGCAGAAGAGTCTTGAAGGGGGGTCTCTGGAGACCATCCGTTACATGGTGGCCAGCGGCATCGGTATCTCGATCCTGCCCGATTCCGCCATCGGTGGGGACTCGCTGCGCTGGGATCTGTTGACTACCCGTCCATTGACTCAGGAGTCACCCAAACGCTGCATCGCCATGGCCTGGCGCAAGAGCTTTCCACGACCCCGGGCTGTAGAGTTACTGGGTGAATCGATCAGGGCCAGTGATCTGAATGGGGTCAGTCTGGTGGATGGTGAGCCGGCCGTGGAGTTGGCAGTCGGCTGAACCTAACCTGCTAAGGTGCCGGGTTAACAACAACTTCAGATGACCCGGTCGTTTCCTCCATCGATGGGAATCTGGGCGCCAGTGGTTTTGCTGAAACGCAGATCACAGAGTTCCGCTATCAACTCAGCCACATCGTGGCTGGTTATCTCACACCCCAGCAGATTACGTTTTTTATAAGCTTCCACCGACAGGTCATAGTGTTTGGCCCGGGTCTCCAGGACCTGTGGTGTCCAGATGCCGGTATCGAAGACCGCATCAGGGTGCAGGCTGTTGATTCGGATATTGTCCCTGGCCCACTCCATGGCAATGATTCTGGCTAGCTGGTTGAGTGCCGCCTTGGAGGCAGAGTAGGCCGCCGCACCCTGTCCGGGTGCAGGAACATTTTTTGACCCAATGACCACAACCCGTCCCTGCCTGGCGGCGGATTTGAGATAGGGGTGTGACTCCCGTAACAGGGCCAGATTGGCATCCAGATTGATCTGCATCACCTGTCGCCAGCTGGCATCTTCAAGTTCGGCAACATCACAGCCGGACGGAAAGATACCCGCATTCAGCACCAGCATATCGAGACCGCCGAATTTCAAGCAGGTGTCGGAGAGCGCCTGTTGCAGTGCCAGGGTATCGGTAACATCGCATTGAATGCCGAGAAAGGCCTGTTCGGGAAACAGCTGGCTGATAGCCGGATTGCGGTCGAGACCCACCACCGCTGCACCCCGTTGCAGCATGGAGTCTGCACAGGCTTTGCCGATGCCGGATGCAGCGCCGGTGATCAGTGCCACTTCACCCTGGAAAGCGGGTGCACTACCAGCCTTGCGCAGTTTCGCCTGCTCCAGTTCCCAGTACTCCACATCGAAGATCTCCTGGCTCGACAGGGCCTGCCATTGATCCAACAGCTCCGCCCGTTGAATGATCTTCATGGTATGGCGGTAGATATCAGCCACCATGCTTGCCTGAGCACTGTTTTTGCCTATGCTGAGCATCCCGAGACTGGGATCAAGCACCACCCTTGGTGCCGGATCGAGCATCTCCACCGGGGTACGGGCGAGTGGTGCATGTTGTTCGAAATAGCGTTGATAGCGGCCAACATAGTCGATCACTTCACAGCCGATCATCGGTAGCTGTTTGGTACGCAGCACATGATCCGGAGTGGCAGGCCCACGGCTGGCGATCTGCTCAAGGTCGGTGCGCTGACAGAAGCTGAGCTCCTGTTCTGTGCGGTGACTCTGCATGATCACCGGGGTACCGGCGACATCGGAGATCTCCTTGCGCAAGCGGGCCAGCCGTTGTGGCTGGACTTCCCTCTGCTGCACCTGCGGAGAGATCTCCCAGGCGCTGTTTTTCTGCAGGTATTGCTCTGCTTCGTCAACCAGCTGAATCATCCTTTCATAGGATTGTCTGGCGTCATCTCCAAAGCTGAAAATGCCGTGATTCATCAACACCATGCCCAGGGTCTGATCGTTTGCCTGCTGGGAAAACTGCTCGGCCACCGTGCGCGCCAGATCAAAGCCCGGCATCACATAGGGGATGACGACGACCCGCTGTTGATAGAGCTCTCTGATGCGCTGCTCACCCTGTGGGGTGTTGGTCAGGGTGATGATCGCATCCGCATGGGTGTGATCCACATATTTATAAGGCAACACGGCATGCAGAATGGCTTCAACCGAGGGGGTCGGTGCGCTCGCCAGGGTCTGATGGGTCTTCAGCTGGTTGACCATCTCACTGTCACTGAGGGACTCAAGCTGGGCAAGGCGCAACAGGTGATCCATGCGCACCGGGGTGAAGCCCGGCGCTTCGATGCTGGCCAGATCCCAGCCACTGCCTTTGACATAGAGAATCTGCTGATCTTCACCGAACAGGTCCGGCTCGACGATCTTGACGGAGGTGTTACCACCGCCGTGAAGTACCAGCGTGGGATCTGAACCGAGCAAGCGGGAGGTGTAGACCCGTAGAGACAACTCATTTTCGCAGGCCGCCGCTTCAGTTGGGTTCCATTGGCTCTTCATAGTGCCTCTCTTGGTTTTGAGGCGTGATTGATGCCGTGACGGATCGTTACACCTTATGCCGTGGAAATAAAGCTGGGAAGCTGGTGGCTACCACTAAAAATTGTCGGTCGAGGTGAACAGCCCGACCCGCAGATCCTTGGCGGTATAGATCTCCCGGCCATCGACCTTCATTACGCCGTCGGCCACGCCAAGCACCAGCTTCCGGGTAATGACCCGTTTGACATCGATCTGGTAGGTAACTGACTTGGCTGTGGGCAATACCTGACCGGTAAATTTAACCTCACCAACGCCCAACGCCCGACCGTGGCCCGGATTGCCGATCCAGGCAAGAAAGAAACCGACCAGCTGCCACATCGCATCCAGGCCCAAACAGCCAGGCATTACCGGGTCTCCGGGGAAGTGGCAGTCAAAAAACCATAAATCGGGATTGATATCCAGTTCCGCCTGGATCTCCCCCTTGCCGAACTCACCGCCCTGATCCGCAATCTTGGTGATGCGGTCCATCATCAGCATATTCGGGGTAGGCAGTTGCGCGTTGCCCGTGCCAAACATATCGCCGCTGCCGCAACTCAACAGCTCATCGCGGTTAAAAGAACTCTGTTTGGTCATTCTGCTCATGCCTCTCAATTTAGCAATCCACCCGGCCGGGGCGGAAAAACCCAGTAGTGTCCTAGTTCGGATAGGGTTGTGTCAATCGCTCTGATGTGAATTGTTGTTCAAATTAACTATTCATTAACACTGAGCTGATGTGATTGACGATATCCGTCACAGGAATGAACTGGTTTTCCGAATCACCGCGCGCCCGGTATTCCACCTGACCCTGGTCGAGGGATTTATCGCCAACCACGATGCGATGGGGTATGCCGATCAGTTCCATATCGGCAAACATGAAGCCGGGTCTGACATCCCGATCATCCAGCAAGACCTCAATGCCAACAGCATTCAACTGCTCATAGAGTTTTTCCACCGTCTCTCTGACCCGTTCGGACTTGCTCATTTTCATTGGACAGAGCGCCACCTGAAACGGAGCCAGTGAGTTCGGCCAGATGATACCCCGATCATCATGATGCTGTTCGATCGCGGCAGCCACCACCCGGGTGACGCCGATACCGTAACACCCCATGGTCATCACCACGGCCTTGCCGTTTTCGTCCAGCACCGTGGCATTCAGTGCCTGGCTGTATTTATCCCCCAACTGGAAGATATGGCCGACCTCGATGCCCCGGGCAATGGTCAATGTGCCCTCACCATCCGGACTCGGATCTCCCTCCTGGACATTGCGCAGGTCGGCAACCCTGGCAGGCTGTTCGAGATCCCGTCCCCACTGGATGTGGAACAGATGTTTGCCATCCTGGTTGGCGCCGGCACTGAAGTCTTTCATCTCTGCCACACTGCGATCCACAATGATGGGTATCGTCAGATTGACCGGACCCAGTGATCCGGGGCCGGCTCCCAGGCTTTCGCGGATCTCCTCCTCGGTGGCGAAACAGAGGGGAGTGGCGACCTCCTCAAGCTTTTCCGCCTTGATCTCATTCAGTTCGTGGTCTCCTCTCACCAGCAGGGCGATCAAGCTCACATCACTCTCTTCGGTCGCTTTGACAACCAGGGTCTTGACCGTGTGATCGATCGGTTGGTCGAACTGCTCCACCAGCTCCTGAATGGTTTTCGCATCCGGCGTATCCACCAGGGACATCGGTTCATCCCCGTCGCTGTTTGTCTGCTCCACCGCGACCGCTTCCGCCAGCTCGATATTTGCCGCATAGTCACTGCCACTGGAAAACGCAATCGCATCCTCACCCGACTCGGCCAGTACATGAAACTCATGGGAGGCGTTGCCGCCGATGCTGCCGGTGTCGGCGGCCACCGGACGGAAATCGAGTCCGCAGCGGGAGAAGATACGGCTGTAGGCCTGATGCATCTGATCGTAGGTCTGTTGCAGGGAAGCGTGATCGAGATGGAAGGAGTAGGCATCCTTCATAAGAAATTCCCGGGCGCGCATGACACCGAACCTGGGACGGACCTCATCGCGAAATTTGGTCTGGATCTGATAGAAGTTGACCGGTAGCTGTTTATAGCTGCGCAGCTCATTGCGTGCCAGGTCGGTAATGATCTCTTCATGGGTGGGGCCATAGCAGAAATCCCGCTGATGGCGGTCATGCAGGCGCAACAACTCAGGACCATACTGCTCCCAACGGCCCGACTCCTGCCACAGCTCCGCGGGTTGAACCGTCGGCATCAACACTTCGAGGGCGCCCGCCCGGTTCATCTCCTGGCGGACGATCCGTTCAACTTTTCGCAGTACCCGCAGGCCCAGGGGCAGCCAGGTGTAGAGTCCGGATGCCAGTTTTCTGATCAGACCGGCGCGCAACATCAACTGGTGGCTGGCGGTTTCGGCATCTGCCGGGGTCTCCTTGACGGTATGGAGTGGAAACTGGGAAGTACGCATGAGTAGCATTCAGCCTTAAGTGTAAAAAAAGCGTGATTCTATCCCGCATTGTCTGGCGGGTCACCATTGTTGGTAAATCGGACTCTGCTTGAACTGACTGGCGGCAACGAATGCGCTCGGTTTTGATGCCTAGATCAGCACCTCCCTAGCGAAAAAAACGCCAGCATGTTATCGAGTTGAGGCAGCTGTTGCTGCATGGGTGGATTCTCCATCTCTACTCCGGTGATGACCTGGGAGAGTGCCTGACCTGGATGATGGTCAACCAGCCGGAGCGGGTATCCATTATGGTTGCCAGAACTTTTGAGACCCCTTTTTCTCTTCAGACGGAAACTACCTGTCATCCCAGGGCCTATTGGATTGGTGTTCACAGACCCTGACACTCTCTACTTTCCGGTCGATTGATTGGGCAGGACCAGTGACCCGCGCAATCCTGGGGCCGACGGCCATCAATGAGTGACTGGCTGTGCAGTCTGAAGCACTCTGCCCTCCCTGGCCTCAACCGCTGGTCGTTTTGCGGCCGGTTCGGCTACGGCTCATCCTTCACGGCAATCGCATGAGTCTCTTCGATGTAGGCGATCTCTGCTTCAGTCAACTCGATGTTGTCGTAACCGGTCACCATGGTCTTGATGTAGTGGGTGGGTGTCTTGCCCGTTGTGGTCATGTAGATATGGATGATCACGAAGGTACCCATCAGGAATGCCGCTGCGGTATGGATGAAGGCGATCAGGGTCAAGCCGTTAGCCGACCAGCTATGGCCGCTCCACAGGTCGTACACCAAATAGATGATCCCGGAGGCCCAGAGGGCAGGACCGATCAGCACCATGAATGACATGTAGGCCATCGACTGGAGGGCGTTCTGTTTCCTTTGGAGCCCTTTCTTGTAAGGGTGAGGTTCACCGACAAGAATACCGTAGGCATAAAAGCGGATGACCTTCAGCACACCCTCTTTGAACAGATATTGCCGCCATTGGCCGGTGGTGAAATTCCAGAAGGTGGTAAAGACCCAGAGTACGATCAGCGCCAGTGCCCCGTAGGTATGGATCACCACGGCGGTCTGAAAATCGAGCAGGTCATGGGTGCCGTGCAGACCCAGTCCGGTGTAGAACAGGGTGAAAATCAGTATCGCCTGAGACCAATGCCAGAAGCGCTCGTAACGGCTGTAGATCATGACATAGTGTTTTTTGCCCCGTGTCTTGACCTTGGTGTTTTGGCTTGAGTTGTTGGTTTGACTGCTCATTGTGCACCTCCCTGTGATGGTTTCTTACCGAAGACCTTGCGCAACAGGGCGTGCAGCAGTACACCGAGCAGTGCACCGCCGAGCGCGAGATAACCCAGAATATCGAGCCAGCCAAAGCTGTCCCGTCCAGGCATGTAGAAACCGTTCAGATCGGCCAGCCGCCCCTGCTTGCTATGGCAGTCGGCACAATCCATGGCATCCTCTTTGGGAGCAACCATATGGGTGATTGGCCAGAATGAGTAGGTCTCGACGAAATCGAATTCGCCACTGTAGGGCACACGGTTTTTTTCCATGCCCACCTTGATGGCTCGGCCGAAATCGTAGTTGCCCCAATAGGCGTCCCCGTCGTCACCCCACAGGTGCATATAGACCATGGTGTTGTTGCCTTTGTCATAGGGCTGGATGGTATGCATGCGTTTGAACGGCCAGATGCGGGATTGGCCGTCGTTGTGGCTGCCCTGATAACCGTTGATCTCAATCGGCCCCTGGCTGGGATCGAATTTGGTTTCGATGGTGGTGTAATTCATCTGCCCATCAAACCAATCGTAATGGGGTACCAGGTTTTCCGCGTATTCAAAGCTACCCTTGATCGATTTATAGGTGGCCCGATGGGTGCCGTTGGCCTGGGTGTAGTTCTTCTCCTTGAAGCCGGCGCCTTGCTTGGTTTTGCCTGCAGTACGCCAGTCCCAGTCCACCATGGTGGCAACACCGCCGCGGGCGATGGTTGGGATATGGCAGGTCTGACAGGCAATTTTATCGGTATGGCCATTCAGCTTGATGCCGACCAATGTGCTGTAGTCGTGGGGTGCTTCGCTATGGCAGGATTCGCAAGTGGCCACATCCCGACGCTCACCGGGAAGACCCAACCCCTCGGTATCATGTGCGATCACGTTATAGCGGCTGCCAGCCCAGATATGCTGTCGGGTAACATGACAGGTCGTGCAGGCGAAGTTCAGACCTTCGGCGTCCATGTGCACATCCAGTTCACGGCTGGGCCGCTTCAGGGATGAATCCAGGTCACCATGTTTGACTCCATCACCACCGCCGCCATAGAAGTGGCAGGAGCCACAGTTTTCCCGTCCAGGTTTACCCACATTTTGGGCCACCTTGCTCCACTCGATCGGTTTTTTGCCTTCAAACATGATTGAACAGGCTCTGTTGCCGGTTGAGTTGGGGGTTTTGTGGTAGCTGCCGGTGCGGTCGTGACAGACCAGGCAGTCGATGTTCTCCTGTTTGGAGAAATCAAAGTTTTCATCCTTCCAGCCATAGCCGGCATGGCATTGAGCGCACATCCCCTCATTGCCTTTTGCGTTGGTGCAGAAGGTGTTGATCAGGGTCTTCTTACCCAGCTTCTGGCCACTGGCCGGATGATCGTACTCCCAGGTCCAGTGAATCGACTGCATGAAGTGACGGCCCGCTTCGGTGTGACATGAAAGGCAGGCTTCCGTTACTTGCGGACCACTCTTGAAATCCTTCTGCAGGATTTCGAATTTGCTATGGTCGGCGGTTGATTCCCCA
This portion of the Candidatus Thiodiazotropha endoloripes genome encodes:
- a CDS encoding acylphosphatase; the protein is MSDRISTGEICVRCFVGGRVQGVFYRASARHQAQRLGISGFAKNLSDGRVEVVACGSADALDELKDWLRKGPSGASVSGVSCEVIDQHNYSDFTIG
- the fabA gene encoding 3-hydroxyacyl-[acyl-carrier-protein] dehydratase FabA — protein: MTKQSSFNRDELLSCGSGDMFGTGNAQLPTPNMLMMDRITKIADQGGEFGKGEIQAELDINPDLWFFDCHFPGDPVMPGCLGLDAMWQLVGFFLAWIGNPGHGRALGVGEVKFTGQVLPTAKSVTYQIDVKRVITRKLVLGVADGVMKVDGREIYTAKDLRVGLFTSTDNF
- a CDS encoding efflux RND transporter periplasmic adaptor subunit, yielding MIICLLYSGQSVALDLEAVTSWYQQVELSTTVDGMVSRVNVGVGEKVSRGTILIELDQRAYTSRLAAAESRLEAATQQNAEAKRELDRSLELYDRTLLSDHERKQAEIEAAESDAAYREADAQLAKVRLHIDYSRITAPFDGIVEEIYVQPGQAVINRQQAQPLLNLCHTGQMKVTTDVTAQQADKLKSGIGVQIGLRGEWLNGEISRVGLKPVAEDANGARYLLEAMFQPPKSVVVRAGEKAVLRIADE
- a CDS encoding hydrogen peroxide-inducible genes activator — protein: MTLNELRYIVAVAQKRHFGHAAEACYVSQPTLSVAVKKLEEELGVGLFERGQGEVSLTAAGERIVAQAQRVLEEAGTIRQLASQSVDQLDGPLRVGAIYTVGPYLFPKLIPVLNSRAGDMSLIIKENFTANLTEQLKQGELDVVVISLPYEEPGIVTRPLYEESFSVLMRVNHPLAAHDTISVDQLEKEAVLILGEGHCFREQVKAICPGCLQHTNGEISLQKSLEGGSLETIRYMVASGIGISILPDSAIGGDSLRWDLLTTRPLTQESPKRCIAMAWRKSFPRPRAVELLGESIRASDLNGVSLVDGEPAVELAVG
- a CDS encoding proline--tRNA ligase; translation: MRTSQFPLHTVKETPADAETASHQLMLRAGLIRKLASGLYTWLPLGLRVLRKVERIVRQEMNRAGALEVLMPTVQPAELWQESGRWEQYGPELLRLHDRHQRDFCYGPTHEEIITDLARNELRSYKQLPVNFYQIQTKFRDEVRPRFGVMRAREFLMKDAYSFHLDHASLQQTYDQMHQAYSRIFSRCGLDFRPVAADTGSIGGNASHEFHVLAESGEDAIAFSSGSDYAANIELAEAVAVEQTNSDGDEPMSLVDTPDAKTIQELVEQFDQPIDHTVKTLVVKATEESDVSLIALLVRGDHELNEIKAEKLEEVATPLCFATEEEIRESLGAGPGSLGPVNLTIPIIVDRSVAEMKDFSAGANQDGKHLFHIQWGRDLEQPARVADLRNVQEGDPSPDGEGTLTIARGIEVGHIFQLGDKYSQALNATVLDENGKAVVMTMGCYGIGVTRVVAAAIEQHHDDRGIIWPNSLAPFQVALCPMKMSKSERVRETVEKLYEQLNAVGIEVLLDDRDVRPGFMFADMELIGIPHRIVVGDKSLDQGQVEYRARGDSENQFIPVTDIVNHISSVLMNS
- a CDS encoding bifunctional aldolase/short-chain dehydrogenase, encoding MKSQWNPTEAAACENELSLRVYTSRLLGSDPTLVLHGGGNTSVKIVEPDLFGEDQQILYVKGSGWDLASIEAPGFTPVRMDHLLRLAQLESLSDSEMVNQLKTHQTLASAPTPSVEAILHAVLPYKYVDHTHADAIITLTNTPQGEQRIRELYQQRVVVIPYVMPGFDLARTVAEQFSQQANDQTLGMVLMNHGIFSFGDDARQSYERMIQLVDEAEQYLQKNSAWEISPQVQQREVQPQRLARLRKEISDVAGTPVIMQSHRTEQELSFCQRTDLEQIASRGPATPDHVLRTKQLPMIGCEVIDYVGRYQRYFEQHAPLARTPVEMLDPAPRVVLDPSLGMLSIGKNSAQASMVADIYRHTMKIIQRAELLDQWQALSSQEIFDVEYWELEQAKLRKAGSAPAFQGEVALITGAASGIGKACADSMLQRGAAVVGLDRNPAISQLFPEQAFLGIQCDVTDTLALQQALSDTCLKFGGLDMLVLNAGIFPSGCDVAELEDASWRQVMQINLDANLALLRESHPYLKSAARQGRVVVIGSKNVPAPGQGAAAYSASKAALNQLARIIAMEWARDNIRINSLHPDAVFDTGIWTPQVLETRAKHYDLSVEAYKKRNLLGCEITSHDVAELIAELCDLRFSKTTGAQIPIDGGNDRVI
- the sfsA gene encoding DNA/RNA nuclease SfsA, which encodes MRLPPLTDGHIIKRYKRFLADVELSGGEVITVHCPNTGSMSGCWEPGAPVQISHSDNPRRKLPWTLERVDMGQGWIGVHTGRTNPVIEETLRSGALAPFSDYPEVRREVAHQSQGVRSRFDFMLPGGARQDVWIEVKNVTLWEQDCLCFPDAVTTRGRKHLQQLAQLCDTGQRGVMIYALNRPEGDCFKPADHIDPEYGQALRQAVEKSGVELMALRIGHSKEAMKVTGEVPIRLD
- the cpdA gene encoding 3',5'-cyclic-AMP phosphodiesterase; protein product: MSSHPDNKPEIFRQMPADGLNVLQITDCHLYADPSRCLLGINTLETFDQILEQALREAGRPDLIMATGDLVHDASDSGYKRLLGRFKLTEIPTYCLPGNHDQPGKMTQLLNQDNVHCIPSVQAKDWSLVFLDSTIPGSDGGRIDQRQMALLKQLLEEHPDKNTLISMHHHPLPVGSRWMDTMVLEQPQAFFDLLQKHPQVKGLLCGHIHQNFEATYQGLKILGSPSTCVQFTAGEDDFAIDPAPPGYRWLSLQADGEIVSGLSALPEIPSGLDLASMGY